The DNA sequence ttttcttttttgtggaTACACTTTAAATTGTATTGTACAGATACAACGTAGCCTCAAAAGAAATTTCCGAATTGTATTCTACTAATTAGAAATTAAGCTGTATATTTGTGACAATGtggaacaaataaacaattatattaacatacaTCTATGTTTTCTGCTAAAAGGATAAAGACGCAGTCAACTTGTTTggatttcattaatatttccagCATCAAGATAGATCCTATTACATAGCActtgctttcttttttaataactttggaatttattgttttcaaacaaTAAGCTTGTTAACAAATGAGAGATCTAACATATTATGACACTTTTTGACTTCGTATCTTGTTAATGTCTTCAGTTTTTGAATTGCtgtctttttttctggaaTTGTTTTGAGGTTTATCTTCAGATCCTTCGAGTTTAGATGGAAATTGTTCATTGCCTAATGCTATTCGTATGGATTCCACTAAGTCAAGGGGTCCGCTAAAACTTCGCTTTGTCCCTGTAGATAAAACGATTCGTTCCATTAGAATAgtagatattattttcttctaccgatgagaataaattataatgaatattatatattattataaatgtatcgtTCACTCtaagaagaatttttacatTGTATTCCAAATCTTCACTCACTTACTTTTCAATTCGTCCAAATATAGCTCTCTTGATCTTATTAAGCAGACCGCCATTATCATGGCTCACTTCAGATTCTATGTTTTGATTCGCTTGAGTTTTTACCTTTGGACCTGCCGGGCCTAAAAGAATGTATAGTCTAATGATAAAATAGTTAGATATAAAAGTACCAGGGAGAATCCTTTACGCTAAGTTAAACAGCTAAACATTTCGTTTCTATTAAGCATCAAATAAAacacatatataaatttgtacaacatttatttaattagtagTGGCAGGTACAGTGAAAAAACTCAAGCGACACACATGTTTAATCTCATTCGTATTCGCCGAtgacaaaaattattgtaaaatattgaatggACTTCAATAtgctattcaaatttaatttatcacaCTTTTCTGTTTTCGTTAAGTACGTATACTTTAATCAGTCGTATctcataatatttaatattaagaatCATTGCGTTTATTCTTACCATCTGTTTTGTACGTTATGCCATGTATACTGCCAGGAGTGTCAGTTTCCAGCTCAGCATAAGTTTGGAGCAGAGCAAGCTGCTTGTCGCTCAGACTCGTAggcacttttattttaatgtgtaCGTAGTGGTCTCCATATCCCGTTCCGTTCACTTTCTTCAGTCCTTTGGAGTTCAATCTAATCCTTGTGTGCGATGAAGTACCAGGTTGAATTTGTATAGTGTGATCCTCGTAAATACCATCTATTCTTATCGTACCACCAAGCACTGCTTGCGACAGCGAAATTTCAGCATCTGTGTGTACGTCTGGTCCATCTCTACGAAAGTACTTTGATTTTTCCACACGGAATGTTATGAATACTTCTTTGTTACCCACAGCCATTCGTATTGTTTGACCATCTTCCACACCAGCTGGAACTGGTACTGTCACCTTCTTTCGTTGCACCTGTTATCGGATAAAAGAGTTACATAGAGTGTTCGCTAGAGtttgttttgtatatttatatatcaatgTAAAGTATTAGTTTATACCGATTGTCCTTTTCCTTGACACTCCGTGCATGGAAACTTGATGAACATCCTGGTACCATGACAGTATCGACAAGTGGTGCGCATCACAAAAGGACCAGTACTAATCGTCTCCATTCCTGTGGCATTGCAATATTGACATTTCACTGCTTTCGTACCTAGCTCACATCGAGAACCTAAACATTTGGGGCACGTATCTATTACGTTCAATTGAACATCTTTATTTACTCCTCTGGCGGCTTgcgaaaatgttaaattcataataacctggagaagaaaaaattcaaatatgtacaGGGTATTTATCTACCAATGGTTAATAGAACTTTAATTAGAAGGTAATTCTACAAACAGTTAAGCATATTCGCTTAAATTTCGCACTTTCATTGGAAGTTTTGATCAAGTTACAAGCAATATCAGTCTATAACGAAAGTTACTTCTTGCATACTCTTTGTATACACTTGTCTACTCTCTCACTTCTCTATGCATACCTCTTGAGCTGCTCCAAACCCATACTTCGACTCAGAGTACTCATCAAACTCACTGAAAGCGTTACTTTTGAAGGCAGAATCtccaaatattttcctaaacAACTCTTCTGGGTTAATAGACGATCTAAACTGCCAGTTACGACCGAAGTCCTTGGCACGCCCGCTATCTCCCATTCCCATTTGCTCCGATGTAGCCCCCCATGTATCGTATTCTTTCCTTTTGGTATCATCGCTTAGTATTTCATAAGCTTCTGAGACTTCTTGGAACTTTTTACTGGCATCCGGGTCTCCTTTGTTCGTATCGGGATGATACTTTTTCGCCAGTTGATAATAAGCCTTCTTGATGTCCTTTCCCGAAGCATTTTTAGATACGCCCAATATCTCGTAATAATTACGTTTCAAAAGCTGGTTCGTGGTATGTATTCCTCTTGATtgcattaaattttcaatcgcatctgtatttgtatttaaaatacattttaaatcaGAGAGACgcacaacaaaatttttcagaaaatattttatgttaattgtaaagaatttgttaaatatttgtgaaaCTGAGGGGAGTTGCTAGctcattaaaaaatcttaTCAAAGAACTAATGTAGGGTATATTCAAAATACAGATAAATTGATCTTCGATTGCATAGCTTCTCATCCATATTAAAATTAGTCTTATTTTACAccattttaatacaattttatgtaaaaatttgtgAAGCATACACAtgtgtacatataattatagGAATCAAATTTGCTGCAGaacaattaattacgttaCAAAGAAGTGATAGCCAACTGGCTGAAATGGTACTTGgttttaaaattagtatacATTCTTTAGTTTACATTCATTGATTCAGAGAAGTTAATTTTGATCCTGAAGTATTCATTTGTTACACTTGacaactttattaatttaatgagAGATACACCTATTAAGAGGGGAAATAGGTTTACGACTATGTTTCTTTAATGATtcgcatgaatttttttagcaagaagggaatctatataatttaataaaactttgagaacattttatacatgtattcaagtaaatattgtaattttttggaagtatttcctcagaaaatatggaagataCCAGCTGCCATGGAAGTCACCATTAGACGTAGCTgttttgtgtatatttttttagaggccacagttttcatctgaaatcaatagggatttaaatttactttaacccTCAGACAGCGGGCGCTCACACGAACGACGGAGCTGGGTCACTATTCAGGCATCGAAATTCAAGTCCATACGCGCTACAAAAGAAGGctttatatgcaaatattattatcatattaataatgcctcgtaaccaattttttttgttaatattttgtcccgAAAACaacttcttttgcaataaagtTCAAAACGTTTCTGTTGCTAAAAGTTAGAATAGTGGGGAGAGCCGATTGCTACGGATAAAGTTACAATGTAAACACATGGCTTGACACACTCAATGACAGAGAAATAGGACTTTGAAATTAACGTCGGAAAAGTGACCCAGCACCAATGTCGGAGGGTTAAGGACATGTCTTTCTTCTATATGAACCTAAATTCTccctaaaaaattgaatactgaatatttttagaggTGCTTACGCAAATGttattgcaataaaaagatactttaaacaatgatattgCTCTGAATTTAGGTTCTTATAGAAgagagacatttttttaaaagtaaatttaaatccctATTGATTTCAGATCAAAACTGTGGCCTCCAGGATGTACACAAAACAGCTACGTTTGATGGTGACCTCCGATGGATGGCAGCTGATATCTTCTATGTTTTCCGAGGaaatactttcaaaaaattacaatatttacttgaatacaTGTATGAAATGTcctcaaagtttcattaaattacatacattcctttcttgctaaaaaaattcatgcaaatcgCTAAAAAAACGTAGTCCTAAACCTACTTCCCCTTTAAATACTTTGTTAGAGAAGCAACGTATAAACAAAACTGTGTCAAAAAAAAGCCAGCTAGAAGAAACATGTGTAGCGAAAAGTGAGGTTAGATTTCAACTTGGTGTAACTCTTTACCAaagcataaataataatttacaggTCGTTCGTAAAAGTATGCGTTAATCAAGAATAGGATGTCATCTGGATGTACCAGAACGACTCCGACGTATTGGCAgggtgaaaataaatagaaaacaacTGGCATTTATCAGTAAAACGAGTGATGTAATCTGTATTCTCCGTGGTCAAAGGTATACGTTActttttcctgtttttttCGAGTTCCAGTTGTGGACACCCAACGCTACTGTTGCGACGGCTCGATGACATGCACCACATCTTTGGACGATACTGCacgacaatttatttaaagtactATTGTTGATGAAGCTGATAGTTTTTGGTCGGAAAACGATCGCGAGCCCTTTACCGGTAGCCATGTTGAGGAGCAAAAGACACATGGTTGTGTTGTCACGTGACACATATCAAGCAGACAATGCAATTTCTAGAAACTTTACGTATGAAGCCGTGTACGCATGTAGAAGGGAGATGCCATTCGGTCGGCAGAACCCTGCGATGGCAGATTTAGCTTTCAGTCGCACATGCGAATTCGTTTTAGCGTCTGTAAAGTATCTAATACGACCATGAAACTGTCGCCCTTAGTTGCCCtagagaaaaatagaattataaatgaaaattggaaacaCTTCTTAgcatgcaataatattaattgtgtgGATAAATTATAACATAGGGATAGgggttaaaataattttatagacacaatacattttttataactaaAAGAACGGGTTTCATGGTTTTGACCCCAACTGTTGCTATAGAATCTTACATTGTTTCCTATAGCTACAGCACTGCGCGGTCAGCTTTTCTCGACGCGCATGCGCGAACAGGAGCCAATCACAGGCAGATAACAATGTCAGTAACAatgaaatacagggtgtcctaaaaatgttgcaaccccttgaaagaggtggttcgggaggcgatttgaaacaactttttcctcagtgaaaatgttgtccgaggcttcgttgaggagatattaacggaaaacactgaccaatcagagcgcgcagCCTACGCTACTGTGAGCGCTCAACCGGcctactcgcgctctgattggtcggggtattttgttaatatctgcttaacgaagcctcgaacaacatttttgctcaggaaaaaattatttcaaatcacctcccgaaccaccccttccaagggcctccaacatttttgggacacactgtattgaaatgaaataaaaataaaacagatatacagggtgtcccaaaaatgttgtaacaccttgaaaggggtggttcgggaagtgatttgaaataagtttttccttagcgaaaatgttgtccgaggctcgttgagaagatattaaaggaaaagactgaccaatcagagtgcgcggataccgttggagcgaccgcggtagcgaaggctatgtgctaagCGACCGCatttgtacgcgaacaagcgactcgacgtgcatcgaaggacattggacgcggccgcttagctcgtagccttcgctaccacgcccgctccaacggtatacgcgcgctctgattggtcgggattttctgttaatatctcctcaacaaagcctcggacaacattttcgctaaggaaaaacttgtttcaaatcacctcccgaaccacctctttcaaggtgttacaacatttttgggacaccctgtacgcatatatgtatacacaatTAAACGATGTAATTATTCACGGTTACATACTTTGTCTTAATCCTAACgcatttgtttattataatttattagattaaaaatacaaatttgtagatttctaaatttatatagTCCGttcattgaaactttttactAGTCGAGGCTATACAATACGATCGAGTGCGCAGACGCGggaaaatttgtgtaattgGTTCAACGGCGTTCGAGGAATATTGTTTTGAAAGTTTGTACCAAAAACATGAACGTGTCTGGAAAAGTCCTTTACGATAAAGTTCGAAATTTGCGTCCAGAGCTTTCGAGTTCTATTACGCCGGAGATATTGGATGAAATTTGTGACGAGCCTTTCGTCCAACCGTTTTTAAAATGGTTCTGCGAGAACGTGAATCGCGTCAACGTTATTTCAGACGAAGAAGCTCGAATGTAAtgagatttttatatataaataagtttCGTGCGTTAATATTCGACCATTACACGAAtgctttgtaaattttttctgACGATTTGGTCTTTCAGAAAGAACAAATTACAAAGTACAAACGAATGGTTGGAAGGTATCGAATTAGATAATGCACTGGAAGAAGCAACTAGGAATTGCcctgatttattaaaaattacttgttTCGATGACGAGGACATAAATGATCTGTTCGCAGAATTCGAAATAGTAAAACAATCATACGAGGAAGATGAAAGTTACATTCGCACGTTACAAAAtggaattcaaaatttaaagtaacatGACCTCTTTGTATctctttgtattttaatttgtatatattcatccttattatatatttaaatgaaatattacagaaagttaaagaataaattagaCGAGAACATTGAGAAAGAGGAAACATTATTGGACAagaaatatatcgaagtggataaaatgtataaagattGTTCAGTAATTCTTCAAGAActtgattcgaataattgcgaatttttaaaagaaattaaatacttattgAACGTCTATGGGGATGCAGCAGAAAATGtaggtaattttaaataattttctttaattcgtagcggtatgaataattttatttatagaaaggAGCGCCTGTGCTGTGGACCCAAATGCCATTGgaacttttcattaagaaaataGAACTTTATAACCATTACTTAGGCGTTCACATAAGAcaacaatttgaaaatggatACAAGGATAGTCAAGAGAAAGATTCTAATTATGTTTCTTTGATTGACAAGAGTAAAGAAAAACATATGGATTACGAGGAGTTACAGGAACTGATGCATTTCAAAACATAGTAGGTGatttgttgtaattattagtaagtaaaatatatattatatgaaacgATTACgttaatttacaataattcatACTTTGTCTTAAAGCATCATAAATGCGAAAATGGAAGAAGTTACAGCTAAAATACAATATGAATCATGTATCTCGATGTTACAATATGCCCAAGATATATACAACTTGGGAAATGTAAAAGTACCGAGAAACTTTGAGTTAAGGTATTTATAAGTTATTTAAACATCACAGATTATTTGTATTACGTAAAacacaatataataaatataaccaTTGTAGGACTGAAATATCGGAGTTAACTAAAAAGAGAGATTACTTAGAAGAGAATGTCTTTCTGTTGCAAGAACATCAATTGTCAGAAGTTATACAAGATTTTGCCGAATTagaaataactaaaattttaaaacaaaatgccGAGTCAAAATTGAAGCAAAAAACTATACGCTTAGAAAAACTCAAAAACTTTCGATTTCTTGCTTGTGAGTCTGGACACGTACGCGCCGATTTGTTAAATATGGTGATGCAAATGCAATATCACCGTCTTCAAACCGTTTCTGAATTTGTGGCTAGTGCTTGCCATTATTTGACAATGGAGTATTCGCTATCTTCTGCCAGATGTGTTAGTAACAATATATAAAGAGTCTCGTTTAGATTTTTATGGTTTATTATGTCtgattttttctctttttttatctAGAAAAGTATGCAGCAGCAACA is a window from the Hylaeus volcanicus isolate JK05 chromosome 7, UHH_iyHylVolc1.0_haploid, whole genome shotgun sequence genome containing:
- the LOC128879168 gene encoding protein tumorous imaginal discs, mitochondrial-like isoform X2; translated protein: MCLLLLNMATGKGLAIVFRPKTISFINNSTLNKLSCSIVQRCGACHRAVATVALGVHNWNSKKTGKNAIENLMQSRGIHTTNQLLKRNYYEILGVSKNASGKDIKKAYYQLAKKYHPDTNKGDPDASKKFQEVSEAYEILSDDTKRKEYDTWGATSEQMGMGDSGRAKDFGRNWQFRSSINPEELFRKIFGDSAFKSNAFSEFDEYSESKYGFGAAQEVIMNLTFSQAARGVNKDVQLNVIDTCPKCLGSRCELGTKAVKCQYCNATGMETISTGPFVMRTTCRYCHGTRMFIKFPCTECQGKGQSVQRKKVTVPVPAGVEDGQTIRMAVGNKEVFITFRVEKSKYFRRDGPDVHTDAEISLSQAVLGGTIRIDGIYEDHTIQIQPGTSSHTRIRLNSKGLKKVNGTGYGDHYVHIKIKVPTSLSDKQLALLQTYAELETDTPGSIHGITYKTDGTKRSFSGPLDLVESIRIALGNEQFPSKLEGSEDKPQNNSRKKDSNSKTEDINKIRSQKVS
- the LOC128879168 gene encoding protein tumorous imaginal discs, mitochondrial-like isoform X1, translated to MCLLLLNMATGKGLAIVFRPKTISFINNSTLNKLSCSIVQRCGACHRAVATVALGVHNWNSKKTGKNAIENLMQSRGIHTTNQLLKRNYYEILGVSKNASGKDIKKAYYQLAKKYHPDTNKGDPDASKKFQEVSEAYEILSDDTKRKEYDTWGATSEQMGMGDSGRAKDFGRNWQFRSSINPEELFRKIFGDSAFKSNAFSEFDEYSESKYGFGAAQEVIMNLTFSQAARGVNKDVQLNVIDTCPKCLGSRCELGTKAVKCQYCNATGMETISTGPFVMRTTCRYCHGTRMFIKFPCTECQGKGQSVQRKKVTVPVPAGVEDGQTIRMAVGNKEVFITFRVEKSKYFRRDGPDVHTDAEISLSQAVLGGTIRIDGIYEDHTIQIQPGTSSHTRIRLNSKGLKKVNGTGYGDHYVHIKIKVPTSLSDKQLALLQTYAELETDTPGSIHGITYKTDGPAGPKVKTQANQNIESEVSHDNGGLLNKIKRAIFGRIEKDKAKF
- the LOC128879203 gene encoding HAUS augmin-like complex subunit 3 isoform X1, with translation MNVSGKVLYDKVRNLRPELSSSITPEILDEICDEPFVQPFLKWFCENVNRVNVISDEEARIKNKLQSTNEWLEGIELDNALEEATRNCPDLLKITCFDDEDINDLFAEFEIVKQSYEEDESYIRTLQNGIQNLKKLKNKLDENIEKEETLLDKKYIEVDKMYKDCSVILQELDSNNCEFLKEIKYLLNVYGDAAENKGAPVLWTQMPLELFIKKIELYNHYLGVHIRQQFENGYKDSQEKDSNYVSLIDKSKEKHMDYEELQELMHFKTYIINAKMEEVTAKIQYESCISMLQYAQDIYNLGNVKVPRNFELRTEISELTKKRDYLEENVFLLQEHQLSEVIQDFAELEITKILKQNAESKLKQKTIRLEKLKNFRFLACESGHVRADLLNMVMQMQYHRLQTVSEFVASACHYLTMEYSLSSARCKSMQQQQDEYLAVTSSSPKPHNSFNNLLVSMISSGINVQELNSALNRYNELLDENKNKKQFIFETYLNSKIHKLETLENDVNLQYVNEMHKGPTYSFKPLSYEVETCYKEAFDHLQKIQTDLTKTRNQMKEQMKNALGFEHEKNVLWQLFLADPDALKRKYREVKQMVNKSCYENTFEID
- the LOC128879203 gene encoding HAUS augmin-like complex subunit 3 isoform X2 — its product is MNVSGKVLYDKVRNLRPELSSSITPEILDEICDEPFVQPFLKWFCENVNRVNVISDEEARIKNKLQSTNEWLEGIELDNALEEATRNCPDLLKITCFDDEDINDLFAEFEIVKQSYEEDESYIRTLQNGIQNLKKLKNKLDENIEKEETLLDKKYIEVDKMYKDCSVILQELDSNNCEFLKEIKYLLNVYGDAAENKGAPVLWTQMPLELFIKKIELYNHYLGVHIRQQFENGYKDSQEKDSNYVSLIDKSKEKHMDYEELQELMHFKTYIINAKMEEVTAKIQYESCISMLQYAQDIYNLGNVKVPRNFELRTEISELTKKRDYLEENVFLLQEHQLSEVIQDFAELEITKILKQNAESKLKQKTIRLEKLKNFRFLACESGHVRADLLNMVMQMQYHRLQTVSEFVASACHYLTMEYSLSSARCKSMQQQQDEYLAVTSSSPKPHNSFNNLLVSMISSGINVQELNSALNRYNELLDENKNKKQFIFETYLNSKIHKLETLENDVNLQYVNEMHKGPTYSFKPLSYEVETCYKEAFDHLQKIQTDLTKTRNQMKEQMNALGFEHEKNVLWQLFLADPDALKRKYREVKQMVNKSCYENTFEID